A DNA window from Primulina tabacum isolate GXHZ01 chromosome 12, ASM2559414v2, whole genome shotgun sequence contains the following coding sequences:
- the LOC142520834 gene encoding uncharacterized protein LOC142520834, giving the protein MARGRKPRPTSAFVSSEMLDSSSSCENTLSTTTGCAIGSSSIGRGCLSHFTEQDIDHLQNFPVVPKCRYCGAWRFPHESPTFCCGSGKIQLTSPIIPSRLRDLFTYISCPSAISFRRKIRLYNSLFSFTSFVVRLDKDLASLNRGVYTFRVSGQVFHSLPPLVPSDDGPKYFQLYFWDSDNELRNRISVVGEEAVNESTMALLMDILKVNPYAQLLKRIKQYPSVKNLRLHICKDVSIDHRRYNSPSADQVAAIWVEGNDNANIPYDRDIVVHAYDGHMHMIKPYFGCYDPLQYPLFFPYGDVGWQQHILKSGIDHSPASFGNNLASTSGFPSLPQYVGGESRGIDYHFCWMMEQILLGLQSLKKLLRH; this is encoded by the exons ATGGCTCGTGGTCGAaagcctagaccgacttctgcTTTCGTCTCCAG TGAAATGTTGGACAGTTCGTCGAGTTGCGAGAACACACTTTCTACTACGACTG GTTGTGCAATTGGTAGTTCGTCCATTGGTCGGGGATGCTTAAGCCATT TTACCGAGCAGGACATCgatcacttgcagaattttccCGTGGTTCCAAAATGTCGCTATTGTGGAGCATGGAGGTTTCCACATGAATCCCCTACATTTTGTTGTGGTTCTGGAAAAATTCAGCTCACTTCCCCTATTATCCCGTCGCGTCTTCGTGATTTATTTACTTATATATCGTGTCCTTCAGCTATTTCGTTTCGCCGAAAAATTCGGTTGTATAATAGTTTgttttcattcacatcattcGTAGTTCGCCTTGATAAAGATCTTGCGTCTCTTAATCGTGGAGTGTATACATTTCGTGTATCGGGACAGGTGTTTCATTCTTTGCCACCTCTTGTGCCCAGCGATGATGGTCCTAAATATTTCCAACTTTATTTTTGGGACAGTGACAATGAGCTGCGTAATAGAATATCTGTTGTTGGTGAAGAAGCCGTCAATGAATCTACCATGGCTTTGTTGATGGATATATTAAAAGTGAATCCCTATGCTCAGCTCCTAAAGAGGATTAAGCAATATCCTTCTGTAAAGAATCTGAGGTTGCATATTTGCAAAGATGTATCTATCGATCATAGGCGTTATAATAGCCCATCCGCCGATCAGGTTGCTGCTATATGGGTGGAGGGTAATGACAATGCTAATATTCCTTATGACCGAGATATTGTTGTTCACGCATATGATGGACATATGCATATGATAAAACCTTACTTTGGCTGCTATGATCCACTACAATATCCGTTGTTTTTCCCCTATGGTGATGTTGGTTGGCAACAACACATTTTGAAATCTGGAATTGATCATAGTCCTGCTTCTTTTGGCAATAACTTGGCATCTACTTCTGGATTTCCTTCTCTTCCTCAGTATGTTGGCGGTGAAAGCCGAG